One Glutamicibacter halophytocola DNA segment encodes these proteins:
- a CDS encoding response regulator transcription factor yields the protein MSQILIVEDEPRISSFVAKGLRAAGLTSSIAQTGHDGFTQALDGDHELIILDLGLPDEDGFSVLRRLRAAHITIPVIILTARGSVEDTVAGLQNGADDYMAKPFHFDELLARVRLRLRSDDHAPEASSLTHENLHMDLLRRRVTVDSTEVDLSAREFALTEAFLRNPGQVLSREQLLSRVWGYDFDPGSNVVDVYVRYLRNKLGSSRFETVRGFGYRLAASK from the coding sequence ATGAGCCAAATATTGATCGTAGAAGATGAACCTCGCATCAGCTCCTTTGTCGCAAAAGGACTGCGGGCCGCCGGTCTGACCTCCTCCATTGCCCAGACCGGCCACGACGGATTCACCCAAGCGCTCGACGGCGATCACGAATTGATCATCTTGGATTTGGGCTTGCCGGACGAAGACGGCTTCTCTGTCCTGCGCCGGCTGCGGGCAGCGCACATCACCATCCCGGTCATCATTCTGACCGCTCGCGGAAGCGTTGAGGATACTGTCGCCGGACTGCAAAATGGCGCCGATGACTACATGGCCAAGCCATTCCATTTTGATGAGCTGCTTGCCCGGGTTCGGCTGCGGTTGCGGTCCGACGACCACGCCCCTGAAGCTTCTTCCTTGACTCATGAAAACCTGCACATGGATCTGCTACGCAGACGAGTTACGGTGGATTCAACGGAGGTAGATCTTTCCGCCCGTGAATTCGCGCTTACCGAGGCCTTCTTGCGCAACCCTGGCCAGGTGCTCAGCCGCGAACAGCTGCTTTCACGGGTTTGGGGCTACGATTTTGATCCTGGTTCCAACGTCGTAGACGTTTACGTCCGCTACCTTCGCAACAAACTCGGCTCGTCACGCTTCGAGACCGTCCGCGGATTCGGCTACCGGCTAGCGGCCTCAAAATAG